DNA from Polaribacter sp. NJDZ03:
TTCTAATTGTGTTTTTGCATCACCAACAACTAACCAAATCATTTTATTAGGATTTACATATTTGTTAGCCAATGCTGTAATTTGTTCTTTGGTCATGTTATTAACGGTGTTTTCTTGCTCTTTTACATAATCTGCACTCCAACCATAATCGCTAATATTAGACAACATATTTAATTTTGCTCTAGAGGTTTCAAAAGCTCTTGCGTTACTTTTAATTAAGAAACTTTTTGTAGTTTCTAAATCTTTATCAGAAAAAGTAGTTGGGTATTCTTCTAGAATTTGCTTTACCAATAGAGCAGATTCTAAAGTAACATTAGTTCTTACACTGCTAGAAATGGTAAAAGCACCTTTTGCTTTTGTACCAGAAAACCTAGAGCCAATTCCGTATGTATATCCTTTTCCTTCACGTAATTCTTGTGTTAAACGAGAAGCAAAACCACCACCACCTAAAATATAATTCATCACAGAAGCGGCATAAAAATCTTTATCAGTTGCCGCTAAAGCGGGTGTGCCAAACTGTATAACAGATTGTTTTGCATTCGGAATATCATAAAAATAAACAGTAGGTTTAGTTGGTGTTTCTGGTGTTATGTAAGTTGGAATTGTAACTTCTTTAGCTTTCCAATTAGTATTTAAAGTTTCTAAAGAAGCAATTACTTTTTCTTTAGAAATATCACCTACAACCAACATTTTAGCTACAGAAGGAGAAATGTACTTGTTGTAGTACGTTTTTAAATCTTCTATAGAAATTGTTTCTACGGATGTTGTAGATCCTAAAATATTTTTAGAACGGATGTTTTCTTTTCCATAAATTAATTCATTGTAAGCATTTCTTGCTACAGAATTAGGGCTCGCTTCTTGCTGACGTAAATTAGCAATAGTAGCTTTTTTAAGTAAATCGAATTCGTTTTCATCGAACCTTGGTTCTAATAAAATTTCTTGGGCTAAAGCCAATGTTTTATCATAGTTTTTAGCTAAAGTTGTTCCGCTTAAAGTTATGTTTTCAACATCTGAATAGACATAAATAGAAGCGCCTAATTCTTGAATAGCTTCTTCTAATTCTTTTACACTTTTGTTTTTGGTTCCTTTATTTAATAAATCTGCAGTTAAGTTAGCAACACCTAATTTATCCATAGATTCTAATAATTGGCCTCCATCTATTGTTATATTAAAACGAACTAAAGGCACTTCATCATTTTCAATTCCAAAGATTTTTAAACCATTTTTTAAACTACTTTCGTATACTTTAGGAACTGCTAAAGAAGGGGTTTCACCATAATTTGGTTCTACACTTCTGTCAAAAGAAGAAGGTGTTTTCTCGTACGTTGCAGCAATTTTAGCATCAAAATTTTCTTCTGCACCTGTTACAATTTTTTCTTCAACAACATCTGCTAATTGAGAATTTGTTACTGCTAATTCGGCACTACTTTTAGGAACAAAACTGGTTGCTATATAATTTTTATTTTTTATATATTTATTATAAACACGCATTACATCTTCTGTAGTTACAGATAGTGTTCTTTTAATATCTTCTGTTACAAAGCCTGGGTTGCCCAAATAGGTGTTATAAGATGCAAGGTTGGTTCCTTTACCTAAAACGCTAGAAAGACTTGCGTAAAAATTAGTTTCCTGACCTGCTTTAATTCTATTTAAATCTTTTTCTGAAATTCCTTCAGTTTCAAACTTAGCCAATCCTTTTTCAACTCCAGCTTTTACATCGTCTAGTTTTACATTGTTAAAAGCTCGGATAGAAATTTGAATTTCACCTGCCAATTCAGAATTTCTACTGTACATACCTGTTCTAGAAGTCAATTTTAAATCATCAACTAAAACTTGATTAAGAGGGGCTGATTTACCATCTGTTAAATATTGAGACAACACATCTAGCGCATAAGAGTCCGGATTGTATTGCTCTACAGTTGGCCAAACCATTGTTAATTGCGGAACTCTGGCAAAGTTATCTTCGTAATATAAAAACTTGGTTTCTTTAACAATACCAGGTCTTTTAGTCAATGCAGGTATTTCTTCTTTTCCTTTTGGTATTTCATCAAAATATTTGTGAACCCATTCTGTAGCTTGTGCAATATCTATATCTCCAGACAAGACTAAAGTAGCATTGTTTGGTACGTACCATTTCTTATAAAAATCTTTTACGTCTTGTAAGGTTGCATTTTGTAAGTCTTCTAAAGAGCCAATAACTTGCCAGTTATATGGATGGTCTTTTGGGTATAAGTTTTTACCAATTACATATTGGTTATGTCCATACGGTCTGTTATCTATACTTTGTCTTTTTTCGTTTTTAACAACTTGTTTTTCTTTTGCTAAAACGGGGGCTGTAACGGTGTTTATAAAATAGCCTAATTTATCTGCTTCTGCCCAAATCATTTTTTCTAAACCATCTTTTGGTATGGTTTGTAGGTAATTTGTTCTGTCTCTAGAGGTAGATCCATTAGCACCAGAACCACCAATTTTAGCACTCATTTTGTCTAGACCACCTTTCCCTAAATTTTCTGATTCTAAGAATAATAAATGTTCAAATAAATGAGCAAAACCCGTTCTACCTTCCACTTCCCTTGCAGATCCAACATGCACCATTAATTCTACTGCTACAACAGGATCTGATTTGTCTACATGAAAAACAACATCTAAGCCGTTTTCTAGTTCAATTTTTTTATAATTGATACTCAGTTCTGGTGTGTTTTCTTCGGATGATTTTTTACAACTTAATAAGCAAGTTGTTGCTAAGAGTACAAGTAATATTTTTTTCATTTTGGTTGATTTTAAGCTTTTAAAAATACTATTATTTATTGATGAGCATATTTTTGTGTTGTTAAATATAATGCAAAAAAAATCCTAAACTTTAGTTTAGGATTTTGAATATTATTTAGATAAAACACAGTCTTCACAATCTTTAATTTCTCCGTAATATGTTTCTCTATATTTGTGTACCGTTTCTATAGGTATGATATTAAATAATCTTTTTTGAATGTAGGTTACATTGGTGTGTAGTTTTCCCATTTTGGGCGTAAATCGTTTTTCTAAGCGTGTTTTTCTTTTAATTTTAATCAGTTTCATGTTTTCTAGTATCATTAATAAATCGGCTACAAAGTTATCGGGAATTGAAAGGGCAGTCTATTTATAACTGTTAAAATCCGATAAAAGAGTGAAGAAACATGAATGTGTAAAATATTACAAGTAGGTTTTATGGATATGATATTCTAAGGGTGATATAATTATCATATAAGAACATTAAAAGGCAGGAAACTGATTGAATAGCTTGAGAATTACTTGTAATTAATGGTTTTTGTTTCTGGTTTGGGTGAATTATGAACTGTTTTTGTAAATCTACTAAAACTTAGTTATAAATTATTTGTCAAATAATCAATCAGATTTAGATAGAGATTTTTTTCCACCTTTATTTTCTTTTATGATCATACTTCATAAAATAGGAGATTGATGTACCTATTAAATATTCTAAACTTATGAATTAAGCAGCAAAACGAGTTTTAATTATTGCTGACGGCGTCAATTGTTTATAGAAAAGAAGTTACGCGTTATTCATTTTCATAATCATGTACAAATGTGATGAAAGGACTGCTAGCCATTAAGTTCGGGTTCGTTCCTTCAATTCCTTCAGGAATTGGTTGGTTGCGTGTTTCATAGTACTTTTTCCAACTAGGCATAGGGTTTCCTGTGCTGTCGTTAAATGTCATTGGGTGCGTAAGAAAAGGAACAGAGTCTTTAGGTAAGTCTTGAGAAGAAAACATTTTATAAACTAATTCGGAACAATAATAAGAATTGTCATCCCATAAAAAAATCTCATCATAAGGTGTGTTTATTCTTTCAATACCATAGGCTATTGCTTTAGAAATATAAGGTTGGTAATAACTATCTAGTCTAGCCACTGTGGTTTGAGACTTGTTGAGTTTATTTTTATTTCTATTCAGAAACTTTTGCAATGGAGTCTGACGAATACCTTCTTTTGGAATCGCTTCTACTACAAACCATTCTTTATTTTTTTGCATTGCCATGCCAACATGCGAATAGTTTTTAGAAACCGAAGTTGCCGTTACGTCTTTAATGGCATTGTCTATCTCACCTGTTCCTGTATTTTGAAATAGTAAATCTCCTTGTTGCAATTCAAATTTATTCTTTTGACTAGTTTTGCAACTGAATAAAATTAAAGAGAGTATAAGGAAAGGATAAGTCTGATTTAATATTTTATTCATGATTTATTGTTACTAAATTTAGGAATCGCAAAATTACAACGAACTAAATAAATCTAGAATTATTTGAGATTTTTATTTTAACAATTAACCAAGCATGTTTTCTACCCGATTGATAAGTTTTAATAGATTTAGCTGAATTTATCTAATGATATTTATAAAAAAAACGAACTTGTAAAAGTTCGTTTTTTTTAGTTATTGTATGATGTTTTGTGTTTTACTAAAGTTTATGTATTAAGAGAGACGGTGTCTCTCTTAGTAAAATACACGTTTATTTAGAGGAGAATAATTAACTTTAATTATTTCTAATTATTGGACCAAGTTCCTTTTTTAATTTTTCAAACTCTTCTTTAGTCATCATTTCGATTTCCATTAATTCTTTACCCTCTCTTAATTTTGCAATAGCTTCATCTCTTGTCATTTTTCTGTTTTTCAACAAAACTTCACCAGATTCAATAGCTAATTCAGTATTCATTACGCTTAAATATTTATTTATACCAAAAGCTTTGCCATTCATTTCTCCTAAAACCATTACTAGATATAGCGGTTTCTTTTTACTTCCTTGATGATAAGCTTTTATTTCTTCAACTATAGCTTTAGTATTTTTTAAGCTATTACTAGCCATTGTTTCAGCATCTCCGTTTAAGGAAGACATAACACTTCCAAAACCTGCAGGTCTTCCCATTTTTATAAATTCATAAGTTTTTTTCGCAGTGCTTCTTGTGCTTGAAATTCCTCCTCTAGCCTTATTTCCATAACTACCAGAGTATGTTTTAGAGCTAAATTCTTGTGAAGTTGGATATCCTAAAATAATAGTATCTCCAATTTTAATTACATTGTTATTAATTGTTTTATACTTTTTTACTAAAGTTCTATTTTTTATATCCTTAAAAAAGTTAATGTCTTGAGTGTTCTCGTAAGTAAGAGAATCTATCTCCTTTTGAGCATTTAAGTTTGTTGTTACTAATAGTATAAATGTAATTAGAGTAAAAATTTTTTTCATAGTATTGTTTTTAATTTTTTATTTATTTAGTTAACGAAGTTAACATTTTTGGTCTATTGAAACAAACCAAACCAAGCATGTTTTTTGCTGTTTTTTTAAGGTTTTATTTTTTTAAACTAAGGTTTACAACTTGTTTAATATTCTAAATCTCCGTATAATTCGTCCCTTTCCATGTGTTTTCTAACCCCACTTGCTTATCAATTTTGGCAACCATTTCAAAATTTTTAAGTCCGTTGTATTTTGGGAAAATAGTAAGATTTAAAAATATTGCAATCGAATTTATAGAGGTTGGATATGGGGAGTTATTGAAATGTTTAATGAGTCTTTAAAATGAAAAAACGAACAAGAAAGAGTTCGTTTTTATTTTTGTGATTGATTTTCGGTTTCGTTAACGTTGTTGTGTTATGGAAAGTTGCGATTTTGTGAACGAGTATTTTCCGCAGGAAAATATAAGTTTGCAAAAATGCAACGACTTTGGGTTAAGCTAAAAATAGCAATTTTTTATACACGGTGTTGTAGCAAGTTTTTTATCCATTCGGACATTCAATTATTGTTATTTCTTCTTTCATTTTAATGTTAATTTCTAAAATATTATTCCTATTGAATAATTCTTTTTTTACATTTCTTTTTTCAGTTTTAAATCCTAAAAAAGAAAATTGGATGATTAATTCATCTTTTTTATTCAAAAGGTCAAATACATTTACTTTATAATCTCCGTTTTCATTCACTTTAATTTTCAAATTTGAGTTTTGAATATTTACATTTACGTATTTGAATGAGTCTCCGACATTATCTTTAATATTACCATAAATTATTAAAGAATCTTTTTCTTTTCTAAATTCAACAGATTTTGATCCAAATATAATTTCAGGCTTAATTTTATTTTCTAAAGGGTAAAATAGCATAGCAGAAGCTATAATTAATAAAAAATATTTCATTTTGTGTTCAGTTTTTAATTTGCTACAACTCTAATGATATTAAATCGTTTCAATGTTTTATATCAGAAGTTAACGAAGTTAGCTTTTTTTGATTTTAGAATCAAACTAAATTAACTCTTTTGTGGTTGTTTTAAGTTGAAAATTAGAGTGTTTTTTATACTTAATTTTTCAAATAAGATGTATAATTCTTCCCTTGCCAAATATTTTCTAATTCCAGTTGTTTATCAATTTTAGCAACCATTTCAAAGTTTTTAAGTCCGTTCCATTTTGGAGCAATTAGCAAATCTATAGGTGCTTGACTAATAAAGCGCTCTATAACAATATCTGGTCTTAATAAAGTAACAAATTTGGTTATAAAGGCAATATAGCTTTCTTGTGTAAACAGATTAAAATCTTCTGGGTTTCGTTTGTATTGAGACGCCATGATAGATTGCTTTACAATCTGTAAATGGTGCAGTTTTAAAGTGTCTATAGGTAGCTTCGAAATTTCAATGGCATGATTAAGCAAATCTTCTTT
Protein-coding regions in this window:
- a CDS encoding YiiX/YebB-like N1pC/P60 family cysteine hydrolase codes for the protein MNKILNQTYPFLILSLILFSCKTSQKNKFELQQGDLLFQNTGTGEIDNAIKDVTATSVSKNYSHVGMAMQKNKEWFVVEAIPKEGIRQTPLQKFLNRNKNKLNKSQTTVARLDSYYQPYISKAIAYGIERINTPYDEIFLWDDNSYYCSELVYKMFSSQDLPKDSVPFLTHPMTFNDSTGNPMPSWKKYYETRNQPIPEGIEGTNPNLMASSPFITFVHDYENE
- a CDS encoding carboxypeptidase-like regulatory domain-containing protein, which codes for MKYFLLIIASAMLFYPLENKIKPEIIFGSKSVEFRKEKDSLIIYGNIKDNVGDSFKYVNVNIQNSNLKIKVNENGDYKVNVFDLLNKKDELIIQFSFLGFKTEKRNVKKELFNRNNILEINIKMKEEITIIECPNG
- a CDS encoding pitrilysin family protein, giving the protein MKKILLVLLATTCLLSCKKSSEENTPELSINYKKIELENGLDVVFHVDKSDPVVAVELMVHVGSAREVEGRTGFAHLFEHLLFLESENLGKGGLDKMSAKIGGSGANGSTSRDRTNYLQTIPKDGLEKMIWAEADKLGYFINTVTAPVLAKEKQVVKNEKRQSIDNRPYGHNQYVIGKNLYPKDHPYNWQVIGSLEDLQNATLQDVKDFYKKWYVPNNATLVLSGDIDIAQATEWVHKYFDEIPKGKEEIPALTKRPGIVKETKFLYYEDNFARVPQLTMVWPTVEQYNPDSYALDVLSQYLTDGKSAPLNQVLVDDLKLTSRTGMYSRNSELAGEIQISIRAFNNVKLDDVKAGVEKGLAKFETEGISEKDLNRIKAGQETNFYASLSSVLGKGTNLASYNTYLGNPGFVTEDIKRTLSVTTEDVMRVYNKYIKNKNYIATSFVPKSSAELAVTNSQLADVVEEKIVTGAEENFDAKIAATYEKTPSSFDRSVEPNYGETPSLAVPKVYESSLKNGLKIFGIENDEVPLVRFNITIDGGQLLESMDKLGVANLTADLLNKGTKNKSVKELEEAIQELGASIYVYSDVENITLSGTTLAKNYDKTLALAQEILLEPRFDENEFDLLKKATIANLRQQEASPNSVARNAYNELIYGKENIRSKNILGSTTSVETISIEDLKTYYNKYISPSVAKMLVVGDISKEKVIASLETLNTNWKAKEVTIPTYITPETPTKPTVYFYDIPNAKQSVIQFGTPALAATDKDFYAASVMNYILGGGGFASRLTQELREGKGYTYGIGSRFSGTKAKGAFTISSSVRTNVTLESALLVKQILEEYPTTFSDKDLETTKSFLIKSNARAFETSRAKLNMLSNISDYGWSADYVKEQENTVNNMTKEQITALANKYVNPNKMIWLVVGDAKTQLERMKELGYGEPILLNKTQRIKN